The window AATCAAGAGCAGCCAATCTATCATAAAAATCTGAAGAGAGTAGTTTACTTATTTGCGGAAATGGCAGGGCGTGCACCGGGAGAGGCAATTCTGGATATGCAGTCTAAGCTTAAGAAAGACCCGCTGCCGCCATTTCTCTGGGTAGACTGGGCCGGAGAAGGGGAGTGGCAGATTACGCTTGATGTATTCCGTGATCTGGGAATTGCTTTTGCTGCAGCTTTGCTGGGAATTTATATTCTGCTTGTAGTTGAAACAGGATCATTTGGCATGCCTCTTTTGATCATGTCTGCAATTCCGTTAACACTTCTGGGGATTATGCCCGGCTTCTGGTTGTTAAATGTTATAAGTGCAGGAAAAGTGCAGGGACTGGTCGGGGCTGCGTTGGCAGATCCTGTCTTTTTTACCGCCACAGGAATGATCGGTATGATTGCACTTGGCGGTATTGTTATCCGCAATTCTCTGGTGCTTATTGATTTTATCCGGAAGTCAATGGCTGGTGGAATGGAGCTTAAGGAAGCAATTGTTAAATCCGGCTCTGTGCGCTTAAGGCCGATAGTACTTACTGCTGCAACCACAGCTCTCGGGGCATGGCCGATTACACTTGATCCTATTTTCTCTGGATTGGCTTGGGCATTGATCTTCGGGCTGTTTGCTTCAACTCTGTTTACTTTAGTGGTTATTCCTGTTGGTTACTATATTTTTGAAAGAGAAGATTAGTTGACCTATGTCATGTTTGTCATGTTGGTTTTGTGGGAAAAGAAAGCTGTAGCGGTTGAAATTATCAGTTTGGACTTTAAATACCTACCCATGTTTTATGGAGGTGAAAATGGCTGACTTAAATCTCAAAAATTTGAAAGATGTGACAATTAAAAATATCGATCACAATAAAGTTATCAACTTGATTGATATGGTTACTTATCAGGATGGGCAGGTTGTAAGCCGTACTTTGTCGCAGGTTAAAAATATTACGCTGACTCTTTTTGCTTTTGATGCGGGGGAAGGTATCAGCACTCACAGCGCTCCCGGTGATGCGATGGTGCAGGTGCTTGACGGCATTGCTGAAGTAACCATTGCAGATGAAGTTTTCAATGTCAGAGCAGGTGAATCAATTGTTATGCCTGCAAATGTGGCTCATGGTCTTGAAGCCCGAGAAAGGTTTAAGATGTTGTTAACTCTCGTTAAGCAATAAACATCAAGTAAAGAATATAATGACAGAAGGCTCTCCAGAGCCTTCTGTCATTATAAAATTCAAGCGACTGTGGTCGTTATGCACTGACTCCTTTCATCCCTTCGGCTGTATACCGTTCACCTTTCACTTCATTCTGATTCAGGATGCTATCTATTTCAGCAAGATCCATTCGGTTTAGCTCCACTTGCTGAGCATTGATATTTGAGTCCAGATTTTTAATCTTGGTTGTACCTGGAATGGGAATAATATTATCGCCCTGTGCCAGCACCCATGCCAGCGAAAGCTGAGCAAGTGAACATTTCTTGCGTTCTGCTACTGTAGAAAGTTGGGTCGCTATGTTTTTGTTATTTTCGTATGCTCCATCCTGAAAACGGGGAAGAAATTTTCTTACATCATTCGGATCATTTTCTGCTATTTTGCTGGTACTTAAAAGTCCTCTGCAGATAGGACTGTATGGAACAAAAGTAATGCCCAGCTCTTTTGTCAGCGGGAGCATTTCTTCTTCAGGGTCGCGAGTCAGCATGGAATATTCTGATTGCAAGGCTGAAACAGGATGAACTGCGTGAGCTCTACGAAGAGTGGCTGCAGAGGCTTCGGAAAGACCAATGGTTTTGATTTTACCTTCGTCAATCAGTCTGGACATTTCACCGATAGTTTCTTCAATCGGAGTGTTAACGTCTATACGGTGAATGTAATATAAATCAATGCAATCTATTCCGAGTCTGCGAAGACTGTCATGGCAGGACTTACGGACGTATTCAGGCTTACCGCATATTTCTCGTGAATATTCATTTCCTTCACGCACAATCCCGAATTTAGTTGCAATTACTGCCTGATCTCTTCTTCCTTTAAGGGCTGTAGCCAGAAGTTTTTCGTTGTGCCCTCCTCCGTACATATCTGCGGTATCAAAGAAATTTACTCCATGATCGAGGGCATGATGTATCAGTGTAGATGCCTCACTCTCTGTAGCTGGCTGACCATAAAATTCGCTGAGGCCCATGCATCCAAGTCCTATTTTGCTGATTTTAATACTGCTGTTACCGAGAGTCTGAAAATTTAAGGTGTCAGTCATTATCTGTTCTCCGTGAGTTAATTGTTGAAAGATGATGAGTGACTTATATGGATGGGCAATAAATATGTCGAATATATCTTTCCTATGGCAGTAATATCTAGTAGATATTACTGCCATGGAAACTAGACAACTGAAATATTTTGTGGCGGTTGCTGAAGAGTTGCATTTTGGCCGTGCTGCCAAACGACTGTATATCTCTCAGCCTCCGCTCAGTCAGCAGATAATGAAGTTTGAGGATGAGCTTGGGGTTAAGTTGTTTAAGCGTAATAAACGCTCTGTAGAGCTTACAGCTGCGGGGAAATCATTTCTTGAAGATGCAAGGACGGTATTACGCTCAATTGAACGGGCTCAAGATAATCTTGAAGCTTTTATTACGGGTGAAGGAGGACGGTTGAGCCTTGGTTATATAGGCCCGTCTCTGGAAACGACTTTTGCTGATATTGTGAGGGAGTACAAAACTGCTTATCCGGGGGTGCAGTTTGTTTTAAATGAAATGTTCACTAATGATCAGCTTAAAGCTGTCCGTACTGGAACTATAGATGCAGGGATTGTCCGTTTGTTTCAGCACGATGTCAGTGATCTTGAGAGTATTATGTTCCACAAGGAATCATATGCATTGGTTTTACCTACGGGGCATAAATTTTCAGAGCAGAAGAGTGTAGATGTATCGGAGCTGTCCGGTGAACCTTTGATTTTTTTTCCACGTGAGAGCCAGCCTCTGCTTTACGATGAGTGGATGAGAGTCTTTAATGATTGCGGATTTATCCCTAATATTGTTCAGGAGGCTGGAACCAAAGCAGCAGCGTTGGCCTTGGCAGCTGCACAAATTGGCATTTCCATCGTACCTGAAAGCCTGGCTCGCAGAAATCAGCAGGGAGTTTTCTTTAAGAAAATGACCGGCGATTATCCGACACTTGAATTGCACGTAATTTATAGAAAGGGTGAGTCGTTTGCGGCGCTTGATAATTTTTTAAAAATTGTCGAAAAATGGGCTGACAAGGAAAAAACAATAATTATCTGATTAAGCTCTTTCTTCAAAAGTTAAAGTTTACGAAAGGAATGTTGTGATGAAAGTTCCATTTTTTGTATCAGAAGTGTCTAGCAACCATTCATGCGATTTAAAGCGGTGTTACAACTTTATTGAGTATTCAGCTAAAATAGGTTGTGACGCAGTTAAGTTTCAATTGTTCAAAATCGATGAGCTGTTTGCTCCTGAGATATTGGCAAAAAGCCCTGAACATCGTGCCAGAAAAAAATGGGAGTTACCTGAATATTTTATTCCTGAAATTTCAAAGAGGTGTAAGGAAGTCGGAATTGCATTTTCCTGTACTCCTTTTTATCTGGATGCTGTTGCCCTGCTGGCTCCGTATGTGGAATTTTATAAAATTGCATCATATGAGCTGCTTTGGACTGATTTACTTGAGGCTTGCGCAGCAACAGGCAAACCGGTTGTCCTCTCTACTGGAATGGCTGCTATGGATGAAATTTCCGGCGCAGTTTCCGCATTACAATCTGCAGGGTGCA of the Maridesulfovibrio zosterae DSM 11974 genome contains:
- a CDS encoding cupin domain-containing protein; the protein is MADLNLKNLKDVTIKNIDHNKVINLIDMVTYQDGQVVSRTLSQVKNITLTLFAFDAGEGISTHSAPGDAMVQVLDGIAEVTIADEVFNVRAGESIVMPANVAHGLEARERFKMLLTLVKQ
- a CDS encoding aldo/keto reductase, with product MTDTLNFQTLGNSSIKISKIGLGCMGLSEFYGQPATESEASTLIHHALDHGVNFFDTADMYGGGHNEKLLATALKGRRDQAVIATKFGIVREGNEYSREICGKPEYVRKSCHDSLRRLGIDCIDLYYIHRIDVNTPIEETIGEMSRLIDEGKIKTIGLSEASAATLRRAHAVHPVSALQSEYSMLTRDPEEEMLPLTKELGITFVPYSPICRGLLSTSKIAENDPNDVRKFLPRFQDGAYENNKNIATQLSTVAERKKCSLAQLSLAWVLAQGDNIIPIPGTTKIKNLDSNINAQQVELNRMDLAEIDSILNQNEVKGERYTAEGMKGVSA
- a CDS encoding LysR substrate-binding domain-containing protein — encoded protein: METRQLKYFVAVAEELHFGRAAKRLYISQPPLSQQIMKFEDELGVKLFKRNKRSVELTAAGKSFLEDARTVLRSIERAQDNLEAFITGEGGRLSLGYIGPSLETTFADIVREYKTAYPGVQFVLNEMFTNDQLKAVRTGTIDAGIVRLFQHDVSDLESIMFHKESYALVLPTGHKFSEQKSVDVSELSGEPLIFFPRESQPLLYDEWMRVFNDCGFIPNIVQEAGTKAAALALAAAQIGISIVPESLARRNQQGVFFKKMTGDYPTLELHVIYRKGESFAALDNFLKIVEKWADKEKTIII
- a CDS encoding N-acetylneuraminate synthase family protein; its protein translation is MKVPFFVSEVSSNHSCDLKRCYNFIEYSAKIGCDAVKFQLFKIDELFAPEILAKSPEHRARKKWELPEYFIPEISKRCKEVGIAFSCTPFYLDAVALLAPYVEFYKIASYELLWTDLLEACAATGKPVVLSTGMAAMDEISGAVSALQSAGCKELTLLHCVSGYPVPAAQANLAAMNRLRSEFGCRVGWSDHTVQEGVIQRAVHKFDADMIEFHLDLDETGAEFSAGHCWLPEEMERVIKSVRIGMACDGYGDKVPADVELSDRDWRADPEDGLRPLKYIRNG